A genomic stretch from Juglans microcarpa x Juglans regia isolate MS1-56 chromosome 3S, Jm3101_v1.0, whole genome shotgun sequence includes:
- the LOC121257159 gene encoding elongation of fatty acids protein 3-like, whose translation MIIMSHFSSALQYWLVNHPIIFHFSWTQGQTLGSSPLFLTLTVLSYLFLTFLLSHLPLPPIRPGLLKSITAVHNLVLLVFSLIMALGCSVSTLSYAPHLLWVICLPPKTPPNGPLFFWAYMFYLSKILEFVDTLLIIVSNSTRRLTFLHVYHHAAVVIMCYIWLQTSQSMFPLVLVTNASVHVLMYTYYLCCALGVRPRWKRLLTECQIAQFLSSFVVLGMMLYYHFTGSGCSGVWGWCFNTVFYSSLLALFLDFHAKNYANSKRD comes from the coding sequence atgatcatcatgagcCACTTTTCCTCAGCCCTTCAGTACTGGCTCGTTAACCACCCAATCATCTTCCACTTCTCATGGACCCAGGGTCAAACCCTTGgctcctctcctctcttcctcacccTCACTGTCCTCTCTTACCTCTTCCTCACCTTCCTTCTATCCCACCTCCCTCTCCCACCCATCAGGCCGGGCCTCCTCAAATCAATCACTGCCGTCCATAACCTCGTCCTCCTCGTCTTCTCCCTCATCATGGCCCTTGGTTGCAGCGTCTCCACCCTCTCCTACGCACCTCACTTGCTCTGGGTCATTTGCCTTCCCCCTAAAACCCCACCGAACGGGCCCCTCTTTTTCTGGGCGTACATGTTCTACCTTTCCAAGATATTAGAATTCGTAGACACCCTTTTGATCATCGTGAGTAACTCGACCAGGAGACTCACTTTTCTCCACGTTTACCACCACGCAGCCGTCGTGATCATGTGCTACATATGGCTACAAACGTCGCAGTCCATGTTTCCACTGGTGCTCGTGACCAACGCGTCGGTGCATGTGCTGATGTACACCTACTACTTGTGTTGTGCACTCGGGGTGCGCCCCAGATGGAAGCGGCTGCTCACGGAGTGTCAAATTGCGCAGTTTTTGTCTAGCTTTGTGGTTCTGGGTATGATGCTGTATTACCATTTCACCGGGTCAGGCTGCAGCGGTGTCTGGGGCTGGTGCTTCAATACGGTCTTCTACTCTTCGCTTTTGGCTCTCTTCCTAGACTTCCATGCAAAGAATTATGCCAACTCGAAGAGAGATTAA
- the LOC121257157 gene encoding uncharacterized protein LOC121257157 isoform X3 has protein sequence MNGLTGQKMQKIFRALVPESLYNDARNLVEYCCFRFLSRDNADLHPSLKEPAFQRLVFITMVAWENPYLEELVNASEKASFQGKLVREAAFVRIAPAISGVADQPTVHNLYKALAGDEEGISLSVWLTYISELLKVHEGRRSYQIREYPQLYEERILCIASSSKRPVLKWENNMAWPGKLTLTDKAIYFEAIGLLGQRDPIRLDLTRHGLRVEKAKVGPLGAVLFDSAVSITSDTESKFWVLEFVDLGGEMRRDVWHAFISEVIALHKFIHEYGPEDGDESLLHVYGAQKGKGRATTGAINSIARLQALQFMRKLLEDPIKLVQFSYLEYAPYGHVVFQTLAVKYWGGPLITKLIEGGNQPTRGVRPSEEVLESSNHVFDIDGSVYLQKWMRSPSWVSSASTAFWKTSSVRQGVVLSKNLVVADMTLVERASKTCKQKYNDVEKTQATIDAAMLKGIPSNIDLFKELMLPLTIMAKNFEKLRRWEEPHMTVSFLAFAYTMIFRGLLSYFVPFALIVMAAGMLTLKGLKEQGRLGRSFGKVTIRDQPPSNTIQKIIAVKDAMREVESYLQNLNVTLLKLRTILLSGQPQITMEIALVLLSSATILLVFPFKHILAFLLFDIFTRELEFRRDMVKRFMTFLKERWDTVPAAPVVVLPFDSTEDQSRSETETKTKDQEKPERSLKNGKV, from the exons ATGAATGGATTGACCGGGcaaaaaatgcagaaaatatTTAGAGCTCTTGTTCCAGAATCTCTGTACAATGATGCCCGGAATTTGGTCGAGTATTGCTGCTTCAGGTTCCTGTCAAGGGATAATGCAGATCTTCATCCTTCTCTCAAG GAACCGGCATTCCAAAGACTGGTATTCATTACAATGGTTGCATGGGAGAATCCTTACCTTGAGGAGCTTGTAAATGCTTCAGAGAAAGCTTCTTTTCAG GGGAAACTTGTCAGAGAAGCAGCTTTTGTTCGTATAGCTCCTGCTATTTCTGGTGTAGCTGATCAGCCGACAGTGCACAATCTATACAAGGCACTTGCTGGTGATGAAGAGGGCATCTCTTTGAGTGTGTGGCTGACTTATATTAGTGAACTTCTCAA AGTGCATGAAGGACGGAGATCCTACCAAATTCGAGAATATCCCCAGCTGTATGAGGAGAGAATCTTATGCATTGCTTCCAGCAGCAAGCGGCCTGTTCTTAAATGGGAGAATAATATGGCATGGCCAGGAAAACTTACTCTAACTGATAAAGCAATCTATTTTGAG GCAATTGGATTATTGGGGCAGAGAGATCCCATTAGACTGGATCTTACTAGGCATGGGCTACGTGTAGAGAAAGCAAAAGTTGGACCTTTGGGAGCTGTTCTTTTTGACTCTGCTGTCTCCATTACCTCTGATACTGA GTCGAAATTTTGGGTCCTGGAATTTGTTGACTTGGGTGGTGAAATGAGGCGAGATGTATGGCATGCTTTTATAAGTGAAGTTATTGCTTTACATAAGTTCATACATGAATATGGACCTGAAGATGGTGATGAATCATTGCTTCATGTGTATGGTGCTCAAAAAGGGAAGGGACGAGCTACCACCGGTGCCATTAATAGCATTGCCAGACTACAAGCCCTTCAATTTATGCGGAAGTTATTAGAAGATCCCATTAAACTTGTTCAGTTCTCATATTTAGAATATGCACCTTATGGTCATGTTGTTTTCCAGACTCTAGCTGTAAAATATTGGGGTGGACCACTGATTACAAAACTTATAGAGGGAGGCAATCAACCAACTCGGGGGGTAAGGCCTTCTGAGGAGGTATTGGAGAGTAGTAACCATGTGTTTGACATAGATGGAAGTGTTTACTTGCAGAAGTGGATGAGATCTCCATCATGGGTTTCTAGTGCTTCAACTGCTTTCTGGAAAACCTCTTCAGTGAGACAAGGAGTGGTACTGAGTAAAAACCTCGTTGTGGCTGATATGACTCTTGTAGAAAGGGCATCGAAAACATGCAAACAAAAATACAATGATGTTGAGAAAACCCAAGCCACCATTGATGCTGCAATGCTTAAGGGGATACCAAGTAACATTGATCTTTTCAAG GAACTTATGCTTCCTCTAACAATAATGGccaagaattttgaaaaacttaGGCGCTGGGAAGAGCCACACATGACTGTTTCTTTTCTTGCATTTGCGTATACAATGATTTTCAG GGGCTTGCTGTCATATTTTGTTCCCTTTGCCTTGATTGTAATGGCAGCTGGAATGCTAACATTGAAGGGACTGAAGGAGCAAGGTCGCCTGGGAAGATCTTTTGGGAAAGTTACTATCCGTGATCAGCCTCCATCAAatactattcaaaaaattatagcTGTAAAAGATGCAATGCGGGAAGTGGAGAGCTATCTGCAGAATCTTAATGTCACATTACTAAAACTACGTACAATTCTCCTCTCGGGTCAGCCTCAG ATAACCATGGAGATTGCACTGGTGCTGTTATCTTCTGCAACCATTCTACTTGTTTTCCCCTTCAAGCATATCCTTGCCTTCCTTCTCTTTGATATTTTCACACGGGAGCTCGAGTTCAGGAGGGACATGGTTAAGAGATTCATGACTTTTTTGAAGGAGCGTTGGGACACCGTGCCTGCAGCCCCTGTAGTTGTACTACCATTTGACAGTACTGAAGATCAATCCAGATCAGAAACTGAAACGAAGACCAAGGACCAAGAAAAACCAGAAAGAAGTCTGAAAAATGGCAAGGTCTAG
- the LOC121257157 gene encoding uncharacterized protein LOC121257157 isoform X2 — MLSKSPVTRLKQPPVAPNSLLLRHNRDFYKFGYSAKNFSGHHHRFKLVGQSLGDKWKLNDINAMQERLNLWLLKTQNFLNEMTSPLGKTGQSRKLDHENTFDAHEMEDIFMAEQTLQSRTTNGMLSLAAIVSIEQFSRMNGLTGQKMQKIFRALVPESLYNDARNLVEYCCFRFLSRDNADLHPSLKEPAFQRLVFITMVAWENPYLEELVNASEKASFQGKLVREAAFVRIAPAISGVADQPTVHNLYKALAGDEEGISLSVWLTYISELLKVHEGRRSYQIREYPQLYEERILCIASSSKRPVLKWENNMAWPGKLTLTDKAIYFEAIGLLGQRDPIRLDLTRHGLRVEKAKVGPLGAVLFDSAVSITSDTESKFWVLEFVDLGGEMRRDVWHAFISEVIALHKFIHEYGPEDGDESLLHVYGAQKGKGRATTGAINSIARLQALQFMRKLLEDPIKLVQFSYLEYAPYGHVVFQTLAVKYWGGPLITKLIEGGNQPTRGVRPSEEVLESSNHVFDIDGSVYLQKWMRSPSWVSSASTAFWKTSSVRQGVVLSKNLVVADMTLVERASKTCKQKYNDVEKTQATIDAAMLKGIPSNIDLFKELMLPLTIMAKNFEKLRRWEEPHMTVSFLAFAYTMIFRGLLSYFVPFALIVMAAGMLTLKGLKEQGRLGRSFGKVTIRDQPPSNTIQKIIAVKDAMREVESYLQNLNVTLLKLRTILLSGQPQITMEIALVLLSSATILLVFPFKHILAFLLFDIFTRELEFRRDMVKRFMTFLKERWDTVPAAPVVVLPFDSTEDQSRSETETKTKDQEKPERSLKNGKV; from the exons ATGCTGTCAAAATCCCCAGTAACCCGGCTAAAACAACCTCCTGTTGCGCCCAATTCTTTGTTACTTCGTCATAACAGGGACTTTTACAAGTTTGGGTATTCTGCAAAGAATTTTTCAGGGCATCACCACCGGTTCAAGCTTGTGGGACAGTCTTTGGGAGATAAATGGAAGCTGAATGACATAAATGCTA TGCAAGAAAGATTGAACTTGTGGCTATTGAAGACCCAAAACTTTTTGAATGAAATGACTTCTCCACTTGGAAAAACTGGTCAAAGTAGAAAGCTTGATCATGAAAATACTTTTGATGCTCACGAAATGGAGGACATATTTATGGCCGAACAGACTCTTCAAAGCAGAACAACAAATGGGATGCTCTCTTTAGCTGCTATTGTATCTATTGAGCAATTTAGCAg GATGAATGGATTGACCGGGcaaaaaatgcagaaaatatTTAGAGCTCTTGTTCCAGAATCTCTGTACAATGATGCCCGGAATTTGGTCGAGTATTGCTGCTTCAGGTTCCTGTCAAGGGATAATGCAGATCTTCATCCTTCTCTCAAG GAACCGGCATTCCAAAGACTGGTATTCATTACAATGGTTGCATGGGAGAATCCTTACCTTGAGGAGCTTGTAAATGCTTCAGAGAAAGCTTCTTTTCAG GGGAAACTTGTCAGAGAAGCAGCTTTTGTTCGTATAGCTCCTGCTATTTCTGGTGTAGCTGATCAGCCGACAGTGCACAATCTATACAAGGCACTTGCTGGTGATGAAGAGGGCATCTCTTTGAGTGTGTGGCTGACTTATATTAGTGAACTTCTCAA AGTGCATGAAGGACGGAGATCCTACCAAATTCGAGAATATCCCCAGCTGTATGAGGAGAGAATCTTATGCATTGCTTCCAGCAGCAAGCGGCCTGTTCTTAAATGGGAGAATAATATGGCATGGCCAGGAAAACTTACTCTAACTGATAAAGCAATCTATTTTGAG GCAATTGGATTATTGGGGCAGAGAGATCCCATTAGACTGGATCTTACTAGGCATGGGCTACGTGTAGAGAAAGCAAAAGTTGGACCTTTGGGAGCTGTTCTTTTTGACTCTGCTGTCTCCATTACCTCTGATACTGA GTCGAAATTTTGGGTCCTGGAATTTGTTGACTTGGGTGGTGAAATGAGGCGAGATGTATGGCATGCTTTTATAAGTGAAGTTATTGCTTTACATAAGTTCATACATGAATATGGACCTGAAGATGGTGATGAATCATTGCTTCATGTGTATGGTGCTCAAAAAGGGAAGGGACGAGCTACCACCGGTGCCATTAATAGCATTGCCAGACTACAAGCCCTTCAATTTATGCGGAAGTTATTAGAAGATCCCATTAAACTTGTTCAGTTCTCATATTTAGAATATGCACCTTATGGTCATGTTGTTTTCCAGACTCTAGCTGTAAAATATTGGGGTGGACCACTGATTACAAAACTTATAGAGGGAGGCAATCAACCAACTCGGGGGGTAAGGCCTTCTGAGGAGGTATTGGAGAGTAGTAACCATGTGTTTGACATAGATGGAAGTGTTTACTTGCAGAAGTGGATGAGATCTCCATCATGGGTTTCTAGTGCTTCAACTGCTTTCTGGAAAACCTCTTCAGTGAGACAAGGAGTGGTACTGAGTAAAAACCTCGTTGTGGCTGATATGACTCTTGTAGAAAGGGCATCGAAAACATGCAAACAAAAATACAATGATGTTGAGAAAACCCAAGCCACCATTGATGCTGCAATGCTTAAGGGGATACCAAGTAACATTGATCTTTTCAAG GAACTTATGCTTCCTCTAACAATAATGGccaagaattttgaaaaacttaGGCGCTGGGAAGAGCCACACATGACTGTTTCTTTTCTTGCATTTGCGTATACAATGATTTTCAG GGGCTTGCTGTCATATTTTGTTCCCTTTGCCTTGATTGTAATGGCAGCTGGAATGCTAACATTGAAGGGACTGAAGGAGCAAGGTCGCCTGGGAAGATCTTTTGGGAAAGTTACTATCCGTGATCAGCCTCCATCAAatactattcaaaaaattatagcTGTAAAAGATGCAATGCGGGAAGTGGAGAGCTATCTGCAGAATCTTAATGTCACATTACTAAAACTACGTACAATTCTCCTCTCGGGTCAGCCTCAG ATAACCATGGAGATTGCACTGGTGCTGTTATCTTCTGCAACCATTCTACTTGTTTTCCCCTTCAAGCATATCCTTGCCTTCCTTCTCTTTGATATTTTCACACGGGAGCTCGAGTTCAGGAGGGACATGGTTAAGAGATTCATGACTTTTTTGAAGGAGCGTTGGGACACCGTGCCTGCAGCCCCTGTAGTTGTACTACCATTTGACAGTACTGAAGATCAATCCAGATCAGAAACTGAAACGAAGACCAAGGACCAAGAAAAACCAGAAAGAAGTCTGAAAAATGGCAAGGTCTAG
- the LOC121257157 gene encoding uncharacterized protein LOC121257157 isoform X1 → MLSKSPVTRLKQPPVAPNSLLLRHNRDFYKFGYSAKNFSGHHHRFKLVGQSLGDKWKLNDINANTVQERLNLWLLKTQNFLNEMTSPLGKTGQSRKLDHENTFDAHEMEDIFMAEQTLQSRTTNGMLSLAAIVSIEQFSRMNGLTGQKMQKIFRALVPESLYNDARNLVEYCCFRFLSRDNADLHPSLKEPAFQRLVFITMVAWENPYLEELVNASEKASFQGKLVREAAFVRIAPAISGVADQPTVHNLYKALAGDEEGISLSVWLTYISELLKVHEGRRSYQIREYPQLYEERILCIASSSKRPVLKWENNMAWPGKLTLTDKAIYFEAIGLLGQRDPIRLDLTRHGLRVEKAKVGPLGAVLFDSAVSITSDTESKFWVLEFVDLGGEMRRDVWHAFISEVIALHKFIHEYGPEDGDESLLHVYGAQKGKGRATTGAINSIARLQALQFMRKLLEDPIKLVQFSYLEYAPYGHVVFQTLAVKYWGGPLITKLIEGGNQPTRGVRPSEEVLESSNHVFDIDGSVYLQKWMRSPSWVSSASTAFWKTSSVRQGVVLSKNLVVADMTLVERASKTCKQKYNDVEKTQATIDAAMLKGIPSNIDLFKELMLPLTIMAKNFEKLRRWEEPHMTVSFLAFAYTMIFRGLLSYFVPFALIVMAAGMLTLKGLKEQGRLGRSFGKVTIRDQPPSNTIQKIIAVKDAMREVESYLQNLNVTLLKLRTILLSGQPQITMEIALVLLSSATILLVFPFKHILAFLLFDIFTRELEFRRDMVKRFMTFLKERWDTVPAAPVVVLPFDSTEDQSRSETETKTKDQEKPERSLKNGKV, encoded by the exons ATGCTGTCAAAATCCCCAGTAACCCGGCTAAAACAACCTCCTGTTGCGCCCAATTCTTTGTTACTTCGTCATAACAGGGACTTTTACAAGTTTGGGTATTCTGCAAAGAATTTTTCAGGGCATCACCACCGGTTCAAGCTTGTGGGACAGTCTTTGGGAGATAAATGGAAGCTGAATGACATAAATGCTA ataCAGTGCAAGAAAGATTGAACTTGTGGCTATTGAAGACCCAAAACTTTTTGAATGAAATGACTTCTCCACTTGGAAAAACTGGTCAAAGTAGAAAGCTTGATCATGAAAATACTTTTGATGCTCACGAAATGGAGGACATATTTATGGCCGAACAGACTCTTCAAAGCAGAACAACAAATGGGATGCTCTCTTTAGCTGCTATTGTATCTATTGAGCAATTTAGCAg GATGAATGGATTGACCGGGcaaaaaatgcagaaaatatTTAGAGCTCTTGTTCCAGAATCTCTGTACAATGATGCCCGGAATTTGGTCGAGTATTGCTGCTTCAGGTTCCTGTCAAGGGATAATGCAGATCTTCATCCTTCTCTCAAG GAACCGGCATTCCAAAGACTGGTATTCATTACAATGGTTGCATGGGAGAATCCTTACCTTGAGGAGCTTGTAAATGCTTCAGAGAAAGCTTCTTTTCAG GGGAAACTTGTCAGAGAAGCAGCTTTTGTTCGTATAGCTCCTGCTATTTCTGGTGTAGCTGATCAGCCGACAGTGCACAATCTATACAAGGCACTTGCTGGTGATGAAGAGGGCATCTCTTTGAGTGTGTGGCTGACTTATATTAGTGAACTTCTCAA AGTGCATGAAGGACGGAGATCCTACCAAATTCGAGAATATCCCCAGCTGTATGAGGAGAGAATCTTATGCATTGCTTCCAGCAGCAAGCGGCCTGTTCTTAAATGGGAGAATAATATGGCATGGCCAGGAAAACTTACTCTAACTGATAAAGCAATCTATTTTGAG GCAATTGGATTATTGGGGCAGAGAGATCCCATTAGACTGGATCTTACTAGGCATGGGCTACGTGTAGAGAAAGCAAAAGTTGGACCTTTGGGAGCTGTTCTTTTTGACTCTGCTGTCTCCATTACCTCTGATACTGA GTCGAAATTTTGGGTCCTGGAATTTGTTGACTTGGGTGGTGAAATGAGGCGAGATGTATGGCATGCTTTTATAAGTGAAGTTATTGCTTTACATAAGTTCATACATGAATATGGACCTGAAGATGGTGATGAATCATTGCTTCATGTGTATGGTGCTCAAAAAGGGAAGGGACGAGCTACCACCGGTGCCATTAATAGCATTGCCAGACTACAAGCCCTTCAATTTATGCGGAAGTTATTAGAAGATCCCATTAAACTTGTTCAGTTCTCATATTTAGAATATGCACCTTATGGTCATGTTGTTTTCCAGACTCTAGCTGTAAAATATTGGGGTGGACCACTGATTACAAAACTTATAGAGGGAGGCAATCAACCAACTCGGGGGGTAAGGCCTTCTGAGGAGGTATTGGAGAGTAGTAACCATGTGTTTGACATAGATGGAAGTGTTTACTTGCAGAAGTGGATGAGATCTCCATCATGGGTTTCTAGTGCTTCAACTGCTTTCTGGAAAACCTCTTCAGTGAGACAAGGAGTGGTACTGAGTAAAAACCTCGTTGTGGCTGATATGACTCTTGTAGAAAGGGCATCGAAAACATGCAAACAAAAATACAATGATGTTGAGAAAACCCAAGCCACCATTGATGCTGCAATGCTTAAGGGGATACCAAGTAACATTGATCTTTTCAAG GAACTTATGCTTCCTCTAACAATAATGGccaagaattttgaaaaacttaGGCGCTGGGAAGAGCCACACATGACTGTTTCTTTTCTTGCATTTGCGTATACAATGATTTTCAG GGGCTTGCTGTCATATTTTGTTCCCTTTGCCTTGATTGTAATGGCAGCTGGAATGCTAACATTGAAGGGACTGAAGGAGCAAGGTCGCCTGGGAAGATCTTTTGGGAAAGTTACTATCCGTGATCAGCCTCCATCAAatactattcaaaaaattatagcTGTAAAAGATGCAATGCGGGAAGTGGAGAGCTATCTGCAGAATCTTAATGTCACATTACTAAAACTACGTACAATTCTCCTCTCGGGTCAGCCTCAG ATAACCATGGAGATTGCACTGGTGCTGTTATCTTCTGCAACCATTCTACTTGTTTTCCCCTTCAAGCATATCCTTGCCTTCCTTCTCTTTGATATTTTCACACGGGAGCTCGAGTTCAGGAGGGACATGGTTAAGAGATTCATGACTTTTTTGAAGGAGCGTTGGGACACCGTGCCTGCAGCCCCTGTAGTTGTACTACCATTTGACAGTACTGAAGATCAATCCAGATCAGAAACTGAAACGAAGACCAAGGACCAAGAAAAACCAGAAAGAAGTCTGAAAAATGGCAAGGTCTAG